TATGTACTGTTAGAGTGCTCCAAAATTGGGCTTCTAATAAAGATAGCTTTTGCCCAAACTTACAATATATAGCTACATGGGAaaattttcaagtattattacCTATTGAGTTCTatcttcaaattaatattttaccaaataattgtaaatataatatgtatttaaaataaataaaaaccatttgaaatgTGAGTTAATTGACTTGTataatgtttttctttattagatatattttttccattgttaatagttttttttttttacataattgatatctttatttgtttttattaatctttaatttatcTCTATAAAGTAATGTTATTCAAGTGAGAGATTGTTAGAATTTTAGGAACTAGTATTATCTAATTATTggataaaattttagataattaatattaattatgaacCTAATACTTATGATAGTTTAATTTATCGATATTAGCTCTTTGCACCTATGATGTGAATGAGTCTCTGATGGAAAACTCtcatttgagaaaaattattagatgATATGAAATCATCATATGTACATGATTCTAACAGACTCTTAaagaaacatatttatttttttatatttacaagataaaattaataatgctCGAATTCATTTCATATAGAGATAAATAATGACCATAATAATCTCAtatcacttaataattttttctcgaTTGGAAACCTTACTCTTGTTTAGTAGTCATAAATTATTGTCTCATTGGACAGATTTGTGCAGTAAAACATTGCATGAAAAACCCTAATTATCAAGTGTTGAggatttttctcattttgttatgttattcgTGATCTTTTTTGAGAAATATACatgaatttcttcttctcttctccgtACACAATTTCTAactcttttataattattattataattcatGATTGTGCATATATTGTTTTGTTATTAAAATCCATCACTTTTCTTCATTGCTACCTTGGGCACCACCAGACTTTGTTGCCTCTAATCAAATTACTGTACGTCAAGCCACTCTTCTACACTTAATCGGTCAAATGAGTTTTTCAgtaatgtatttaaattattaaagtgCTGTGCATGACTGTGATAACACACATTCAGTGTTGTTTGTGTGTGTAGAGCTAGAAACAGCGACTTACAAATTCAATGACAAAGTAGCGCATTAATCAGTGGGAAGTGGAGTGGGTGTACAGAATCACTGAATTGAATCAGTGATGGGTCCTGGAAGAAAAATGAGCAGTTTACTTGAAACTTGAAGTGGAGTCAAGATAAGGAAGCCAAGGCTTTTTATTTCCATCATCTATCGCTATCTTCACTTGGAAAATATTGTTTCCCATTCATTTTATCTGTGCAGGTGTCGCGAGTATTGGATAGTTAGGCAGTTATTTGGAGTCACGCTAACGGAATAGAGCATATCCTACCCCTGGCCTACAAGTCTAAAGAAAAAGTTTTGCATTTACAACTTACAAAACAATGCCTGTTTATTACTTTCTTAAAAACACATGAAAACAAGTTGATGTATGTCTATTCCAGTATACTGAAAAAGTTTTACATAAGTTAGAAATTGATAGTTTATAAATGCATTCCTCCTTTAATCTATTATaaccttttttaaaaacaaacctGTAAGGCTCATACAAATATCAATACAGACTATATATCAAATATAGTAAACCTAAAGCGAGGTCGGTACAATGTCTTTCCATTTTCAATACCTATATTCTTGAAAGATATAACACGTCTCCACAATAGCTACTTTTCAAGACTGATCCcatgttcattatttttttcatttacattaGTCATCAGTTTACAGCTAAACTCATAgccaatcaaaattaattattaattaagacCATTAAGAAAgattatttaaacataaaggCATACAAATATGTGATCCTTTTCAATAATTTAAGGTTTATATCTgtccttttaaattaaattatccgTCTTTAACATTAATTTTCCCAAGAATTATATGCAGCCTTGCAGTCTGTTACTTCGCCTTTATGAAATTTTGATGCCTAGCTAACTAGCGAAGTAGATTATATGTAGTGATAATTTCCCCAGCAACGATATTCTAGAGAAAAGTAAAGTCAATAAAATATGTATcatgcttctatttattttatattttacaatcaaggattttttttaaaaaaaaaaatacaagaaatagTCTAACCTATTTACATCAGTTTCAGTCATAACTAATAAAACTGTTTTATATACAGTAGCAGAGCTAAAAATATGGATCCTGCTAATAAGAGTAGTAGTCAAAGAACATTTAATATTCACATTAATTATTAGTATACTCAACCAGACAACATTtggcaaaaaatataataacacaAAATATGTTACGACCTGTTTCTATGCAGTATTTAACATTGAGTCCAACGAGAGCAACTATAGCCGTAATCTACTTACCGCGCAGCCAACGTTGTTGCTGGTTTTCTCAGCAGCAGCCGCGGTAATTGTACCCTATATACTTCCCTTAGTCTTTACCCGGATACTGCCCTTCCAATAGCAAACACCAACTTTATGGTTCCCTTCTTTGAAACTTTTCTgcttatacaaaattattaagaaCATGTTTGGATCTGCTTTCTGTAAGTAAGACGCACGTAATGGACGTAGAAAACTGAAGCTACTTTTTATGTTGATCGTATATGTTAGACAGAGAAAGAAAGTTTGATcaacattataaaattttttcCAAAGACACTAATTCCTTGTTTAGTAGGAGAAAAATAAGACACTTAGAGAAgatgaaataattaatatatatagagaaagaGGTTGTTTAGTGTGAGAACAAGATGgtgaaactaattttaaaaattggtgAGATCtacgatattattttttacttttttttttcatctcattatctcttttttatttttttacttctttctcttcaatcaaatatctttaatttttcttttatttaaaatttatttttctttaacttttttatttccatcaatcctatttcttttcattctatCAAATAGTTCCAAAACCATCGTCAAATGGTCTTGTACTTACCAACCAACTTCCTATGcaatatgttaatatttttaatttataaaaagaatacATAACATTTAACGACATATcatctaaattaaataataataataatccgaATCATATAAAAGTTTCTTCACTTTCAAAAAGACTATCACTCTAGAgtcagagaaaccatcctttcCCGGTTGCCGAAGCAAAGTTCTTGTAAAGCCATACTTTGAACCCCAAATAAACTTGGTCTTTCAAAGCTCCAATCACATTACTtggaaattaattaaagttacATTTTTCAAGTTTACAGTCCTACCCCTTTGTCCTATTTGTTTGGACTCTCGAGAGGTTTCCCAGTTTGCCTATATATAAGCACTTAACACTTTGTTTGGTATTCCAACCCACTCTTCTTCTCCAAGATCCAAACTCTTGTTTCTCTTTAGGTGTGCATGTTTGGTTCCTCACTCCGAAACTCAATAGCTATTAATTCTTTAGCCATGCCTGAAGCTCCAAAGCACTTATGCCACGATCCAAAGGATAaccttgatgatgatgatgatggtagtaataacaacaataagAGAGCACTCGAATACATTGAGGAGGTCACCACCAACGCTGATGAAATTCAAGAAAAGGTGCTTGCCCAGATCCTTTCTCGAAGTGCAAACGCTGAATAcctccaacgccatggcctagaaggACGCACTGACAGAAACACCTTCAAGAATATCATGCCCGTGGTCACTTACGAGGATTTAAAGCCAGATATTGATCGTATAGCCAATGGTGATACCTCCCCAATTTTATGCTCCAAACCCATATCAGAGTTCCTCACTAGGTAAATATACATGAACTTAatcactttatatatatatatatatatatatatatatatatatatatatatatatatatatgacacttctttcttctattattattaatgttaaaacaaaaataattggtGGTTATCTCCTACCTATTAGTATTTGACAAATAGTGAGAGAAAAATACAACCAATGATATTTAaacatctatttttttcataccaattcaatattcataatttttctttattttttttattatatcatatcaGCTATAatacctttattttgttttcttttatctctgACTAGGTCTATAatagaatattaattattcaagtattattttccaaaaaaaaaatataaaggagaTAGAAATATAAGTATATTAAGTACTAATAAGTCattaattcaagtgaaattagACTCAGTTGATATCCCCTGATAAGTCAAATTCGTTCATTAATATTagtcatcaataaaattaaagaatattttgtACTAATAacttgataataaaataatatacttccttcatttttaatcaaaaaattattttcaaaattttttttgtttctttttctaagatcattttttaatttttaaatgtaataattGACATATCTAATGtgattaactaaaataattatttttcttaaaaaagtgaattaattgaaatagtcttataattaagaaaggaaatATATTGGGTGATATAgtgtaacaaaaagaaaaatagatagaaaataaaaactattaataGAGTGTTAATTTGTATTGAAAAatagttcatatatatattactcTATTTTAAAGggctaccataaaaaaatgtcatatttaaaaaaaatggtatttcTTTCcatctcaaatataaaaaaaaaatatattatttaaatataagtaaattttaactaatcttatcatatttaataaagttaactttaaaatactattcatttaattaaaactttaaCTCTGATGacttttttattcttcatatcaagtttcaatgaaaagtgatttagaaaaaaaatatttattttttaaatatgatttgatataaaattaaatgatgctAACTATATATTAGTATACTTTTTAATCAATGTGAATTAGGTTTTTTTGTCATATTTGAGAGAACGTATGTATTAATTGTCtccttaaataaatcatttgtttaatcaaaattaaacttttaatataaatattatgaatgTATCCTAAATAGTATATTTGTTGAATCAATTACCAACAAATTTGTTCGTTATTAGCACATTCTATAACGCAATTAGCATATATAGTCATCTAGGTCAATATTAATAGTTTAGTTGTTGTAAAACAAATTACATACTAACAGTGGATCGAAGATCTAATGTCTTAAGATTAGTGtatgagttttttattttgtgaaaatgaGATATTTTGAAATCAATATTTGATTCCAAATATTTAGACAAAAATGCATGAAGTGagaatttgaataaataaattctagCTAATCATGTAGTACATGACAAGAGAAGCAAAGGTTTGGTTTTGCTAAAATCTTGACATCAATTTTCTTCATACAATTTGTCCTTCTTCCTTTTTAAATTAAGTATAGCTGAAATTAGAtatatttattgaatgaaaTAGCTCTGGGACTTCTGGTGGGGAGAGAAAATTGATGCCAACCATAGAAGAGGAGCTAGAGAGGAGATCAATGCTTTATAGCCTCTTGATGCCAGTGATGGATCAGTTTGTGCCCGATTTGGACAAAGGCAAAGGCATGTACTTTTTGTTCACAAAATCAGAAGCCAAAACCCCTGGTGGACTCCTTGCTCGTCCAGTTTTGACAAGCTATTACAAAAGCTCACATTTCAAGCACCGCAAACACGATCCCTACACAAACTACACAAGCCCCAATGAAACCATTCTCTGCCATGACTCTTACCAAAGCATGTACTCTCAGTTACTTTGTGGCCTTTACCAAAACGAGGAAGTTCTTCGTGTTGGCGCAGTCTTCGCCTCAGGTTTCATTCGTGCCCTTAAGTTCCTCGAAAAACACTTTGTTTGTTTGTGCAATGACATAAGAACTGGTACCTTAGACGCCAAAATCACTGACCCTTCTGTGAGAGAGGCTGTTATGAAAGTACTCAAACCAAATCCCACGCTTGCGGATTTCGTAGAAACTGAATGCATGAAGGGGTCATGGAAGGGAATTATTACTAGGATATGGCCCAACACCAAGTATGTTGATGTTATTGTCACGGGAACCATGTCTCAGTACATTCCCATATTGGATTATTATAGCAATGGTCTCCCTCTTGTGTGCACCATGTATGCTTCTTCTGAGTGCTATTTTGGCCTCAATTTGAACCCCTCGTGTGATCCAAGTGAGGTAGCTTACACCCTTATTCCTACCATGGCTTACTTTGAGTTCTTGCCCCTCGATGAGATCAACGGACATACTAATTCAATTTCTCAACTGGAGCAAGAGCATTTGGTGGATCTTGCAGATGTGAAGTTGGGTCAAGAATATGAGCTTGTGGTCACCACTTATGCAGGTAATTAAGCAGCTTCCATATGTTTATACctcctaaaatgttttttttaatccttgttTAATCTGAGCTAAAAACGCATTTTCATTTTGATAACTAACTTCTAAGgatttaaaatcaataaaagtttaaataagaacttatttttttaaaaagaaatgttgtattttttaaaaaaaaattgtcaagaacaattttatttcaattaatctataatgttatatttttaagatataaacatatatttgtttaaaaaatactaacatcACTCTTTTGAGCATACTTTTATGattagttaaatttattgaaaacacAATATTGAGTAGGTTTCACttattatttgatgaattttactggagattttatagtttttcttaTAAAGTATTATTGAAATGTATGTTGTCAACACTCAAAatccta
The nucleotide sequence above comes from Glycine soja cultivar W05 chromosome 11, ASM419377v2, whole genome shotgun sequence. Encoded proteins:
- the LOC114375234 gene encoding indole-3-acetic acid-amido synthetase GH3.6-like codes for the protein MFGSSLRNSIAINSLAMPEAPKHLCHDPKDNLDDDDDGSNNNNKRALEYIEEVTTNADEIQEKVLAQILSRSANAEYLQRHGLEGRTDRNTFKNIMPVVTYEDLKPDIDRIANGDTSPILCSKPISEFLTSSGTSGGERKLMPTIEEELERRSMLYSLLMPVMDQFVPDLDKGKGMYFLFTKSEAKTPGGLLARPVLTSYYKSSHFKHRKHDPYTNYTSPNETILCHDSYQSMYSQLLCGLYQNEEVLRVGAVFASGFIRALKFLEKHFVCLCNDIRTGTLDAKITDPSVREAVMKVLKPNPTLADFVETECMKGSWKGIITRIWPNTKYVDVIVTGTMSQYIPILDYYSNGLPLVCTMYASSECYFGLNLNPSCDPSEVAYTLIPTMAYFEFLPLDEINGHTNSISQLEQEHLVDLADVKLGQEYELVVTTYAGLYRYRVGDILRVAGFKNKAPQFNFVCRKNVVLSIDSDKTDEVELHNAVKSGAEHLAEFNASLTEYTSCVDTSTIPGHYVLYWEISTNDHTPTIPSSVFGHCCLSIEESLNSVYRQGRVSESIGPLEIKVVENGTFDKLMDFALSQGASINQYKTPRCVTYAPILDLLNSKVLSSYISPKSPNWVPGHKDWCTLH